One genomic segment of Helicobacter enhydrae includes these proteins:
- the exbD gene encoding TonB system transport protein ExbD, whose protein sequence is MRIKRGDGLNIIPLIDVMLVLLAIVLSVSTFIAQGHIKIAVPQADSTTQSHQPKKQIVISVDSNNQIYLDNTPTTIAQLKQSFAHIDSNTSIKLQSDKESRFEIFVQILDILKDKQYESLDISTKKN, encoded by the coding sequence ATGAGAATAAAAAGAGGAGATGGGCTAAATATCATTCCGCTCATTGATGTAATGCTTGTTTTGCTTGCGATTGTTTTGAGTGTTTCGACTTTCATAGCACAAGGGCATATCAAAATAGCAGTCCCACAAGCAGATTCTACAACCCAAAGCCATCAGCCAAAAAAGCAGATTGTCATCTCTGTAGATTCTAATAATCAAATCTATCTTGACAACACCCCAACAACAATCGCCCAACTCAAGCAATCTTTTGCACATATAGATTCCAACACATCGATAAAACTTCAAAGCGACAAAGAATCAAGATTTGAAATTTTTGTCCAGATTCTAGACATTCTCAAAGACAAGCAATATGAAAGCCTTGATATTTCGACCAAAAAAAATTAA
- a CDS encoding ABC transporter ATP-binding protein, with protein sequence MLYQLTHIKHYYENKIVLDFNSLQISQGEIIGISGKNGSGKSTLLRLLAFLESPTFGEVKYFGTSRTQIAILLPEIQLLSRSVRANLEYILQIRHQPPNPQKIADVLKLAGLEPKTFLERKHYELSSGEKQRVGLAQRLLLEPKVLLLDEPTNSLDHLGLKTLSEAIQWCHQEYNTTIITISHDKKWLEKNSQKLLKLHFGELINQKEANLLSHNWSKNQNGEKYYDFGNGAILELPQSKEIDLREGIFIHQDHILLHCDQHPSFEAVIIGIRTLANRTDEVLLEIALGKEVLKKYIPKEQIPHFQILQTIAISFDTTQIAQANQK encoded by the coding sequence ATGCTCTATCAACTAACGCACATCAAACACTACTATGAAAACAAAATAGTCCTAGATTTCAACTCCCTGCAAATCTCCCAAGGAGAAATCATTGGCATTAGTGGCAAAAACGGGAGTGGCAAAAGCACACTTTTGCGTCTGCTCGCCTTTCTAGAGTCCCCTACTTTTGGCGAAGTCAAATACTTCGGCACTTCACGCACACAAATTGCCATACTTTTGCCTGAGATTCAGCTCCTCTCTAGAAGTGTCAGAGCCAACCTAGAATACATCCTCCAAATCCGTCATCAACCCCCCAATCCTCAAAAAATCGCCGATGTGCTAAAACTCGCAGGTTTGGAGCCAAAGACATTTCTAGAAAGAAAACACTATGAGCTTAGCAGTGGAGAGAAGCAAAGAGTGGGATTAGCCCAACGCCTATTGCTGGAACCCAAAGTATTACTCCTTGATGAGCCAACCAACAGCCTAGATCATCTAGGACTCAAAACCTTGTCCGAAGCGATTCAATGGTGTCATCAAGAATACAACACAACAATCATCACAATCAGCCACGACAAAAAATGGCTTGAAAAAAACTCCCAAAAACTGCTCAAGCTCCACTTTGGAGAACTCATCAATCAAAAAGAAGCCAATCTCCTATCACACAATTGGAGCAAAAATCAAAATGGCGAAAAATATTATGATTTTGGCAATGGGGCGATACTAGAACTCCCCCAAAGCAAAGAAATCGATTTGAGAGAGGGGATTTTCATCCATCAAGACCACATTTTGTTGCATTGCGATCAACACCCATCGTTTGAAGCGGTTATTATCGGAATACGCACTCTTGCAAATCGCACAGATGAAGTGCTTCTTGAGATCGCTTTGGGCAAAGAAGTGTTGAAAAAATACATTCCAAAAGAGCAAATCCCCCATTTCCAAATCTTGCAAACAATCGCTATTAGCTTTGATACCACCCAAATCGCCCAAGCCAATCAAAAATGA
- the flgG gene encoding flagellar basal-body rod protein FlgG, which produces MIRALHTATTGMLGQQMQIDTTSNNIANVNTIGYKKQRAEFSDLLYQTMQYAGTNTSDNTQSPTGIEVGLGVRPIAVAKMFSQGSLKETDNNLDVAITGNGFFQIQLPDGNIGYTRSGSFKIDANGAIVNSDGYPLVPEINIPEGTTQISIGTDGTVSALSGNQTDVAVLGQIEIVNFINPAGLHSLGDNLYINTNASGDPIAGVAGQNGMGQLRQGFIELSNVKLVEEMTDLITGQRAYEANSKSIQTADSMLQTVNQLKR; this is translated from the coding sequence ATGATAAGAGCATTACATACAGCAACTACAGGAATGCTAGGGCAACAAATGCAGATTGATACCACATCTAACAACATTGCCAATGTGAATACTATCGGATACAAAAAGCAAAGAGCAGAATTTAGCGATTTGCTCTATCAAACAATGCAATATGCAGGGACAAATACAAGTGACAATACGCAATCTCCTACAGGCATTGAAGTGGGGCTTGGGGTGCGTCCAATCGCTGTGGCAAAAATGTTTTCTCAAGGGAGCTTGAAAGAGACAGATAACAATCTTGATGTGGCGATTACAGGAAATGGATTTTTCCAAATCCAACTCCCTGATGGCAATATCGGCTACACTCGTAGCGGAAGTTTCAAAATCGATGCCAATGGTGCAATCGTCAATTCTGATGGTTATCCACTTGTGCCAGAGATCAATATCCCAGAGGGGACGACTCAAATCAGCATCGGCACAGATGGCACCGTGAGTGCTTTGTCAGGGAATCAAACTGATGTGGCAGTATTGGGGCAGATTGAGATTGTGAATTTTATCAATCCTGCGGGGTTGCATTCTTTGGGAGACAATCTCTATATCAATACCAATGCTTCAGGGGATCCAATCGCAGGGGTAGCAGGGCAAAATGGAATGGGGCAATTAAGGCAAGGATTCATCGAGCTTAGTAATGTCAAGCTTGTGGAGGAGATGACAGATTTGATCACAGGGCAAAGGGCTTATGAGGCAAACTCAAAAAGTATTCAAACCGCAGATTCGATGCTCCAAACCGTTAATCAACTCAAGCGTTAA
- the exbB gene encoding TonB-system energizer ExbB, with the protein MEFLRTYLDYMIFSTLGLMGFVSIWLSIERIVYFKQIKLEDFKTLDSLEESLTKHITTLYIIYSNAPYVGLLGTIGGIIVTFYGMSLGTEIDAKKIMADLSLALEATGAGLLVAIPTLISYNALLRKIDLILNRYKAER; encoded by the coding sequence ATGGAATTTTTACGCACATATCTTGATTATATGATTTTTTCTACATTGGGATTAATGGGCTTTGTGTCTATATGGCTTAGCATTGAACGCATTGTATATTTCAAACAAATCAAACTTGAGGATTTCAAAACGCTAGATTCTCTAGAAGAATCCCTCACCAAACATATAACCACCCTCTATATCATCTATTCCAATGCACCTTATGTAGGACTATTGGGGACGATTGGAGGAATCATCGTAACTTTTTATGGAATGAGCCTAGGCACAGAGATTGATGCCAAGAAAATAATGGCAGATCTTTCTTTGGCTCTTGAGGCAACAGGGGCTGGGCTATTGGTCGCTATCCCCACCCTCATCTCCTATAACGCACTGCTAAGAAAAATCGATCTCATTCTCAATCGCTACAAGGCAGAACGATGA
- a CDS encoding flagellar hook-basal body protein, with protein sequence MQSGYYSATGGMVTQFNRLDVIANNLANLNTNAYKRDDVAIGDFMRILKGERDELPIEDNTREAAQYWNRAMDKVPIVTEEFTDRALGAMSKTDNPLDFTLKKENAFFAVQTPDGVRYTRDGSFNLDENGNVVNKRGMKILSRNWIDSEGGIVLNASGDVAVTPSGNVFVRTPAGENVPAGALAIVSFADMRYLKKTADGLYEYVGDDLARDREMYENNVDVLTQGYLEKSNVNAVLEMTSLIETNRLVDMYQKVMKTHTDDLNTEAIQKLAVRA encoded by the coding sequence ATGCAAAGCGGATATTATAGTGCGACAGGTGGAATGGTGACGCAGTTCAATCGTCTTGATGTGATTGCAAACAATCTTGCCAACCTTAATACAAATGCTTACAAAAGAGATGATGTAGCAATTGGTGATTTTATGCGTATTTTGAAAGGAGAGCGTGATGAGCTTCCTATAGAGGACAACACAAGAGAGGCGGCTCAATATTGGAATCGTGCAATGGATAAAGTGCCTATTGTGACCGAGGAATTCACAGATAGGGCTTTGGGTGCGATGAGCAAAACAGACAATCCATTAGATTTTACACTCAAGAAAGAAAACGCATTTTTTGCAGTGCAGACGCCTGATGGCGTGAGATATACGCGAGATGGGAGTTTCAACCTTGATGAAAATGGAAATGTCGTCAATAAAAGAGGGATGAAAATCCTTAGCCGTAATTGGATAGATAGCGAAGGAGGGATTGTGCTGAATGCCTCTGGAGATGTGGCTGTCACACCAAGTGGCAATGTATTTGTCAGAACTCCTGCGGGGGAAAATGTCCCAGCTGGAGCACTTGCAATCGTGTCTTTTGCAGATATGAGATATCTCAAAAAAACTGCAGATGGTTTGTATGAGTATGTTGGCGATGATTTGGCTCGAGACAGAGAGATGTATGAAAACAATGTGGATGTCTTGACGCAGGGCTATTTGGAAAAAAGCAATGTGAATGCAGTGCTAGAGATGACTAGTTTGATTGAAACCAATCGCCTTGTGGATATGTATCAAAAGGTGATGAAAACCCATACCGATGATCTCAATACTGAAGCGATTCAAAAATTAGCCGTTAGGGCATAA
- a CDS encoding energy transducer TonB: MKALIFRPKKINPTLFGFCCALALYALLFFALLSTQDHKISIQENGNQTFTLKLTKSSIKAQTKQEKSLANPPKPKQTPIPKNIRKAENKTIKQTQKITPQNALEQTKEVAQNTPPKDISSNTKADTQAEQEIEALAYNQGVTDDFLSKIHQAISNNNSYPRIAKIRGLEGDVIIGFCLNIDGSLEELQILQSTADTLLNTTALKAVSKASKSFPKPTRRVRIKVPISYHFAKK; encoded by the coding sequence ATGAAAGCCTTGATATTTCGACCAAAAAAAATTAACCCCACTCTCTTTGGTTTTTGCTGTGCTTTGGCATTATACGCATTGCTCTTTTTTGCATTGCTTAGCACTCAAGACCACAAAATCTCAATCCAAGAAAATGGAAACCAAACTTTCACCCTCAAACTCACCAAATCTAGTATCAAAGCACAGACAAAACAAGAAAAAAGCCTAGCCAACCCCCCAAAGCCAAAACAAACCCCGATTCCAAAAAACATTCGCAAAGCAGAAAACAAAACAATCAAACAAACTCAAAAAATAACCCCCCAAAACGCACTTGAACAAACAAAAGAAGTAGCACAAAACACCCCACCCAAAGACATATCTTCAAACACAAAAGCAGACACACAAGCAGAACAAGAGATTGAAGCACTAGCTTACAATCAAGGGGTCACAGATGACTTTTTGTCCAAAATTCATCAAGCTATTTCCAACAACAATTCCTATCCACGCATTGCAAAAATTAGAGGATTGGAGGGTGATGTGATCATAGGATTTTGTCTCAATATCGATGGAAGCTTAGAAGAATTACAAATCTTGCAAAGCACAGCAGACACTCTACTCAACACAACAGCCCTCAAAGCAGTTTCCAAAGCCTCCAAATCTTTCCCAAAACCCACACGCAGAGTAAGAATCAAAGTTCCAATTTCTTACCACTTTGCAAAAAAATAA
- a CDS encoding ABC transporter permease, with translation MDFILNGFYEAFLLLYHLDSATTSAIYNTFSTSTLSIFIATFVGLPLGFGLGYFNFRGKKTLKIICDTLLAFPTVVVGLIVYAFINAQGPLGHYGLLFSNTGVIIGQTILALPIVIALSSSVVENMNPLLRLTLKSFNLTHAQMIKTTLWELRHSLLSVIITAYSRIISEIGIAMMIGGNIKWHTRTITTAISLETNKGEFALAIALGIVLVIVALLINLALSLLKEYKS, from the coding sequence ATGGATTTTATTCTAAATGGTTTCTACGAGGCGTTTTTGTTGCTCTATCATCTTGATAGTGCAACCACTAGTGCCATCTACAATACTTTCTCAACTTCCACCCTCTCTATATTCATTGCCACCTTTGTCGGTTTGCCACTTGGCTTTGGGCTGGGCTATTTTAATTTTAGGGGCAAAAAAACTCTCAAGATTATTTGCGATACACTTCTAGCTTTTCCCACAGTCGTTGTGGGGCTGATTGTCTATGCGTTCATCAACGCTCAAGGACCATTGGGGCACTATGGATTGCTATTTAGCAATACAGGAGTCATCATCGGGCAAACAATCCTTGCACTACCTATTGTCATCGCCCTTAGCTCCTCTGTAGTTGAAAACATGAATCCCCTTTTGCGTCTGACGCTCAAATCCTTCAACCTCACTCACGCACAAATGATCAAAACAACACTATGGGAGCTTAGACACTCGCTCCTAAGTGTCATCATCACCGCATACTCTAGAATCATCAGTGAAATTGGTATTGCAATGATGATTGGAGGCAATATCAAATGGCACACACGCACCATCACCACAGCGATCTCACTAGAAACCAACAAAGGCGAGTTTGCCCTTGCTATCGCTCTTGGCATTGTGCTAGTCATCGTCGCACTTCTCATCAATCTTGCATTATCACTTTTGAAGGAATACAAATCCTAA